ATTTTAAAATTCTAGAAGGCGAACAATACTTCTATAATGGATACACAACTAACCATGATATGACGATTGCTCCCAATGGGATGCCTCAATTTTTAAACAAGGAAAATAACCCGATTGGAACTCCTAAAGAGGAATGGGCAGCAGTATACCCAGTAAAATTTTTAGAAGACCAATATGAATTTGCGCCAGCTGATGTAGGAGAGGTGTTTGACGAAACAAAATTCCAAAAAGATAGGGCTTCCATTAACGAAGCTTATTCGGCAAAAGGATATTTGTTTGCGCAGGTCATTCCGCGAAGGAAAGTTGTTGAGCTTAGTGATGGATCGTTATCTCGGTATGAAAATTGTGATAAACGAGGTAATTCGGATGCAGTTGCTGATTGTAATGAAGAATACAATCGTTTGAATATTGCAAGGCTCAGAAAATTATATGAAGCCGAACCAAAACTACGTGGCAAAAAATTTATCCACGTTGATTTTACAATCCGTGAAAACAATTTAGCATTTATCGAAAATATCATCATTAAAGGGAATAAAAAAACCCAGGACCGAGTTGTACGTCGTGAGTTATTATTCAAACCAGGTGACTTATTCAATTCAACTCTTGTAAATCGTTCCCGGGAAAGGATATTTAACTTAGGTTACTTTAAAGAAGTAAACTTTAATATGAGACCAGGTTCTGATGAAACCAAGATGAATTTGATCATCGAACTTGTGGAACAACCTACGGGGACTGTCTCCATGGGAGGTGGTTATGGAACCATCACTGGATTTTCCATCTTCACTCAATTAGGTGAAAATAACTTAAACGGTACAGGACAACAAATCACAGGTCGTGTTGAATTTGGTCCAATCCGCAGATACTTACAAATTTCCTGGACAGAACCTTGGTTTATGGATAAACCTTGGTCATTAACCTTGTCTGCTTTTTATTCATCTCGGACATTATTCGTGGGCGCTACTTCCATCACGGAAAACAACAACCAAGGGATTAAAGAAGTTGCATCTTATGAAAGGTCAGGGGTTGGGGTGAGTGCTGGACTTGGTCACCGATTCCTCATTAACTGGACACACTTTCACAGATACTCACCATCCTTTTTTGCTTCTACGAGACCAACTTCCCTTGTATCAGACCAAGTCCTCGCGGAAGTAGACAGAGGGTGGCAGTTCCGTTCTCAATTGACCAATGGAATTGCTTACGATAGCCGTGATAACGTTTTCAATTCAACCCAAGGGTTTAACTTAATATTTTCAGTTGATAATGTCGGTCAGTTTTTGGGTGGAGAGAGTCATTTTGACCAATTTAGTCCCATCCTTGAATACTACCACACTTGGTTTGATTATACGTTTTTTGGACTCATTCGCAAAAATGCGCTCAGACGTTGGCGTGTCGTACAACAATTCCGAACTTCTTCTGTGTTCACGTATGAAAGGACCCCAAAGTACAGAAACCAAGACAAAGAAAGAATTCCTTACATCCAAGTACAAGATCGTTTGTTTTTAGGTGGTTATGAATCATTAAGAGGTTGGTTTTTTGATGATAAGTATTACCCTGATGAGTGGAAAGATGGAGCTTCAAGTAGGGTTCTATTTACATCAGAGTTAAGGTTTCCTATTGAACCTTCTTTATTATGGTTTGTGATATTTTTTGATGCAGGTTCTATGTTTGAGGAAATCAATAGGGCTGTTGGAGAACGGAAAGAATTTTTTAAGAACTATGATAGTTTGGTGGCTTCTCAAAGGTTTTCAGAACCGATCGAAACCTATTTGTTTGAAAACTATAATTCCTTTGGTAAAAAAATCCCAGATTCTCCGCTTGTGGTCAATGACCCAGGTAATCTAGTTTTATCTAGTAAAAATCTATCGATGTCCAATTTCAGATTCTCTTGGGGTTTTGGATTGAGAATTCAAATTCCTGTTTTACCTCTTCGTTTGTATTTTGCACAACGGATTCGTTATACAGGCGTGGAAGATCGACCTTTTGGATTGTATCCTGATAATAATAGTTTCCAATTTGTTTTTGGAATTGGGGATATGCGATTCTAGGTGGAGTTAGTTGGTCTCAATTCAGAACAAAAACTAGCTGTTGAAACTGTAGATGGCCCATTATTGATTTTAGCAGGTGCTGGTTCTGGAAAAACAAGAGTCATCACTTACCGAATCGCAAATTTAATACTCAATCATAAAATATACCCTAATCAAATTTTAGCTGTTACGTTTACAAACAAAGCAGCAGAAGAAATGCGTTCCCGATGTCGAAGTCTCCTTCCAGAAGGAAACTACGAACCCTTTGTTCGTACGTTTCACTCCTTGTGTTTGTATCTACTGAGAAGAGAAGGGAAAGCACTTGGAATCGGAAGTAATTTTACCGTTTATGATAGTGATATGCAAGAGTCACTCATTAAAGAAATTTTAAAATCCAAGGATATGGATACAAAAGAATTTCGCCCATCAAGCCTTGCTAATCAATTTTCCCAAGCAAAAGATTCATTTTTAACAGCAGAAGAATATGCGAAAAAAAAAGCTGATGACGCTTATACAAAATCAATTGCCTCAGTATTCCTAGAATATGAAAAACGAAAGGAATTACGAAACGCATTAGATTTTGGTGATTTGATTTTAAAAACAGTGATTTTATTTCGAGACTTTCCTGTGATATTAGAAAAATACCAAAGACTTTGGAAATACATCATGGTAGATGAATACCAAGATACCAATAAAATCCAATACCACTTAGTTCAATCCCTTTCATCGTTGCATCAAAATTTATGCGTTGTGGGTGATGATGACCAGTCCATTTATTCTTGGCGCGGGGCTGATATTTCTAATATTTTAAATTTTAAAAAAGATTACCCAGAAGCCGTAGTAGTTAAACTAGAGGAAAATTATCGTTCTACTAAAACCATTATCGAGACAGCTGCAGCATTAATTTCGCATAACAAACAAAGAACAAACAAAACATTACGTACAGAAAATCCAATTGGGGATAAAATTAAATTCACTTCTTACCAAAATGAGATGGAAGAATCAGAAGGAATTGTCCAAAAAATTGCAGCTGGAGTTCGAAAAGGTCAAAAATATTCCAACTTTGCAGTATTTTACAGAACCAATTCTCAATCTAGATACTTTGAAGAAGCCCTTAGGAAACGTGCTATCCCTTATAAAATTTTTGGTGGTTTCCGATTTTTCGACAGAAAAGAAGTAAAGGACCTAATCGCTTATTTGTCTGTGGTTGTGAATCCTGTGGATTCCACTTCTTTATTGCGAATCATCAATTCTCCTCCGAGAGGGATTGGTGATACTACCGTTAATCGACTGTTAACTCATTCAGTTAAGGAAGGTTTATCTTTATTTGAGTGTTTGGGAAAACCAGTTCCAGAAATTAAAAAAGGAACATTACAAAAGTTAGCTTCATTGTATCGCATGTTTGATTCAGCAATGGAAGATTTAAGTAAAAAAACTCCTTCGGAAATTGCTTATGAAGTCCTCGAACATTCTGGGTATCGCGAATTTTTGGAGAATGAGGGAACGGAAGATTCTTTTTCAAGGCTCTCCAATTTAAACGAATTTGTGAATGCTTTGAAAGAATATGAGGAAACAAATCC
The sequence above is a segment of the Leptospira sp. WS39.C2 genome. Coding sequences within it:
- a CDS encoding outer membrane protein assembly factor; its protein translation is MKLRKNLKLFSIFILSLLFLISAEWVSLWSNRSVYLDKVVTKIEFKGNINTSSDDILDLMDMRPGIQLSQAILNADMRALFVSGFFYHIDIQGEADGDGVKILVIVKERPRVKDIDFIGADEVFPSDLRDKIPLKENEVITPKKVTLSKEVILKKYRDEGFFLAYVRFETEPVNPETNTVKVKFIIDEGEEIPVSKINIFGNNEIDTYDIQGIMDLKESGIIESGVFKESAFESDKQKIAAYLKSRGYVDAEISNEGTNWEIRWENPKKKDKRVVIVNFKILEGEQYFYNGYTTNHDMTIAPNGMPQFLNKENNPIGTPKEEWAAVYPVKFLEDQYEFAPADVGEVFDETKFQKDRASINEAYSAKGYLFAQVIPRRKVVELSDGSLSRYENCDKRGNSDAVADCNEEYNRLNIARLRKLYEAEPKLRGKKFIHVDFTIRENNLAFIENIIIKGNKKTQDRVVRRELLFKPGDLFNSTLVNRSRERIFNLGYFKEVNFNMRPGSDETKMNLIIELVEQPTGTVSMGGGYGTITGFSIFTQLGENNLNGTGQQITGRVEFGPIRRYLQISWTEPWFMDKPWSLTLSAFYSSRTLFVGATSITENNNQGIKEVASYERSGVGVSAGLGHRFLINWTHFHRYSPSFFASTRPTSLVSDQVLAEVDRGWQFRSQLTNGIAYDSRDNVFNSTQGFNLIFSVDNVGQFLGGESHFDQFSPILEYYHTWFDYTFFGLIRKNALRRWRVVQQFRTSSVFTYERTPKYRNQDKERIPYIQVQDRLFLGGYESLRGWFFDDKYYPDEWKDGASSRVLFTSELRFPIEPSLLWFVIFFDAGSMFEEINRAVGERKEFFKNYDSLVASQRFSEPIETYLFENYNSFGKKIPDSPLVVNDPGNLVLSSKNLSMSNFRFSWGFGLRIQIPVLPLRLYFAQRIRYTGVEDRPFGLYPDNNSFQFVFGIGDMRF
- a CDS encoding ATP-dependent helicase, which translates into the protein MELVGLNSEQKLAVETVDGPLLILAGAGSGKTRVITYRIANLILNHKIYPNQILAVTFTNKAAEEMRSRCRSLLPEGNYEPFVRTFHSLCLYLLRREGKALGIGSNFTVYDSDMQESLIKEILKSKDMDTKEFRPSSLANQFSQAKDSFLTAEEYAKKKADDAYTKSIASVFLEYEKRKELRNALDFGDLILKTVILFRDFPVILEKYQRLWKYIMVDEYQDTNKIQYHLVQSLSSLHQNLCVVGDDDQSIYSWRGADISNILNFKKDYPEAVVVKLEENYRSTKTIIETAAALISHNKQRTNKTLRTENPIGDKIKFTSYQNEMEESEGIVQKIAAGVRKGQKYSNFAVFYRTNSQSRYFEEALRKRAIPYKIFGGFRFFDRKEVKDLIAYLSVVVNPVDSTSLLRIINSPPRGIGDTTVNRLLTHSVKEGLSLFECLGKPVPEIKKGTLQKLASLYRMFDSAMEDLSKKTPSEIAYEVLEHSGYREFLENEGTEDSFSRLSNLNEFVNALKEYEETNPEATLEEYLSNISLITSEENSKDLPDYVILMTVHNAKGLEFHHVFMAGMEEGTFPHFLSIDSPEGIEEERRLAYVAITRARKHLEISHSRFTRKFGEVDARLPSQFLEELPKEYLEGEFTESRYGVRRPDATPRAERFQKSEEKFESVLAKSGDGEFQIGTKVRHKVYGDGRILSISGSGDNRKVEVRFGAHLDKKFLLAYTPLEIIS